In one Syntrophorhabdales bacterium genomic region, the following are encoded:
- a CDS encoding Tm-1-like ATP-binding domain-containing protein, which yields MLWSMANFVVIGTWNTKGEELEFVCQELAKRNHTPIKLDLSATKTTQDRDTALSGIVEEARKKLAQTAKREHISGVLSVGGGTNLWMSGQIMADIPLMVPKVIVSTMIANSLTALRTHKDIVYVQAPCDFAWRNPLSETILKNCVALLTSMEEGVPHLDKPAIAITNFGITSGFLPGAKAFWDQNECHLVPFHAIGESTMAMGELAEKGFFSGMLDLTLHDVLDHVARGSCGRLDERRVSSYLSQDVPAVMAPGGLDFIAYVLDDGRLPRAFANRKIYRHDYRVGVSATVKEVIKVAKWLGPIVEKARPEHALLLLPLGGWSGPGVRGGGFYDEELIGAFREQIMKYWDPAHVIEVDLPLEDPRFARLASEYLFDLMQKKWKT from the coding sequence ATGCTTTGGTCAATGGCCAACTTCGTTGTGATTGGCACATGGAACACGAAAGGCGAAGAACTGGAGTTCGTCTGCCAGGAACTGGCAAAGAGAAACCATACCCCCATCAAGCTCGACCTCTCAGCGACGAAAACAACCCAGGACAGAGACACCGCCTTGTCCGGCATCGTCGAAGAGGCGAGGAAGAAGCTCGCACAGACGGCCAAAAGGGAGCATATATCGGGGGTACTCTCCGTCGGCGGCGGGACCAATCTCTGGATGTCGGGGCAGATCATGGCTGATATTCCGCTGATGGTCCCGAAAGTGATTGTTTCGACCATGATTGCCAACAGCCTGACCGCTCTAAGGACACACAAAGACATTGTCTATGTGCAGGCGCCGTGTGATTTCGCGTGGAGAAATCCGCTCAGCGAGACGATTCTCAAGAACTGTGTCGCGCTGCTGACTTCCATGGAGGAAGGCGTCCCGCATCTCGATAAACCAGCCATCGCCATAACAAACTTCGGCATCACATCCGGATTCCTCCCGGGTGCAAAGGCCTTCTGGGACCAAAACGAATGCCATCTGGTGCCGTTCCATGCAATCGGTGAAAGCACCATGGCCATGGGAGAGCTGGCGGAGAAGGGCTTTTTCAGTGGAATGCTCGACCTGACGCTTCACGATGTTCTCGACCATGTGGCTCGTGGGTCTTGCGGCAGGTTGGACGAAAGAAGGGTCTCGTCGTATCTCTCTCAAGACGTTCCAGCGGTAATGGCACCCGGCGGACTTGATTTCATCGCCTACGTGCTTGACGATGGCCGGCTGCCAAGGGCTTTCGCGAACAGAAAGATATACAGGCATGATTACAGGGTGGGAGTCAGTGCCACTGTGAAGGAAGTTATCAAAGTCGCGAAATGGCTGGGGCCAATCGTGGAGAAGGCCCGCCCTGAGCATGCTCTTCTCCTCCTGCCGCTTGGCGGCTGGTCCGGCCCCGGTGTTCGAGGGGGCGGGTTCTACGATGAGGAACTGATAGGTGCATTCAGAGAACAGATAATGAAATACTGGGACCCGGCTCACGTGATCGAGGTCGATCTTCCGCTTGAAGATCCGCGCTTTGCCCGGCTGGCGAGTGAATACCTGTTTGACTTGATGCAAAAAAAATGGAAAACGTAA
- a CDS encoding 4Fe-4S binding protein → MELDKNDDDVYRRLVKHLAALGMGYPEKDELIDILKENFSPEEAEIALAIPSRVIPFQPVSVSEISRHVRMEPQELDRNLALLADRGLLFSKRLTDGTMGYALQQFGYGFPQTFLWAGAHTPFSRKMAQMVVRYSKREEIRKAYGETRTKAMRYVPASMSIDPHSHAVFPFEMMEELIDRVQVIAVAHCPCRMTADLIGKRKCSHELEVCIKYDDLAQYLIDKKIGREISRQEAIEITRRCEEKGLVHLVDNAREGIRHTCNCCGCCCWSVGSVKRRTIPRDVLMATYFIRKTDQEKCTMCRACVDICPVNAIRFEEDMCVVDTDWCIGCGVCAPVCLTGAVSLVRKSDAIPPKDFNELHEMILRERTL, encoded by the coding sequence ATGGAACTAGACAAGAACGACGATGACGTGTATCGGAGGCTTGTGAAACACCTTGCCGCATTGGGCATGGGCTACCCGGAAAAAGATGAATTGATCGATATATTGAAGGAAAATTTTTCTCCGGAAGAAGCAGAGATCGCCCTGGCAATCCCGAGCAGGGTGATTCCCTTTCAGCCGGTCTCCGTGTCGGAGATCTCTCGCCACGTCCGCATGGAACCACAAGAGCTGGACCGGAACCTGGCTCTGCTTGCCGATAGGGGTCTTCTTTTTTCAAAAAGATTGACTGATGGCACCATGGGCTACGCGCTGCAGCAGTTCGGTTACGGATTCCCGCAGACTTTTTTGTGGGCAGGCGCTCATACGCCCTTCTCCCGGAAAATGGCACAGATGGTCGTCAGGTACTCCAAGAGGGAGGAAATCAGGAAAGCGTACGGTGAAACCCGCACCAAGGCCATGCGCTACGTACCCGCGAGTATGAGTATTGATCCCCACTCGCATGCTGTGTTCCCGTTCGAAATGATGGAAGAGCTCATCGACAGGGTACAGGTCATAGCAGTGGCTCATTGCCCGTGCAGGATGACTGCTGACTTGATCGGTAAAAGAAAGTGCAGCCACGAATTGGAGGTCTGCATCAAGTACGATGACCTTGCCCAGTACCTGATCGACAAAAAAATAGGAAGAGAGATTTCACGACAGGAAGCCATCGAGATCACGAGACGCTGCGAGGAAAAAGGGCTTGTGCACCTTGTCGATAATGCCAGGGAAGGCATACGCCACACGTGCAACTGTTGCGGATGCTGTTGCTGGTCGGTGGGGTCTGTCAAGAGAAGAACCATTCCGCGCGACGTGCTTATGGCCACGTATTTTATCAGGAAAACCGATCAGGAGAAGTGCACCATGTGCCGTGCGTGCGTCGATATATGCCCGGTCAACGCCATCCGTTTCGAAGAGGACATGTGTGTGGTCGATACCGATTGGTGCATAGGGTGCGGCGTCTGCGCCCCAGTCTGCCTCACTGGCGCGGTCAGCCTCGTCCGAAAATCAGATGCCATCCCGCCCAAAGACTTCAACGAACTGCACGAGATGATCTTGCGAGAACGTACCCTCTGA
- a CDS encoding uracil-DNA glycosylase: MDANEAKRFLDALKGMGIENYFFERKGEISFSTLRKEVKACTRCGLARTRRSVVFGEGNERAALVFVGEAPGEEEDAQGRPFVGRAGKFLDQMIERAGLSRKDVFICNVLKCRPPQNRDPDPAEVEMCKGYLFAQLESIRPNVICALGRHAYNTLMGVDARITKMRGEWADYHGIRLLPTYHPSFLLRNQERVREAFEDMEKLKEALDVR, translated from the coding sequence ATGGACGCAAATGAGGCAAAGCGATTTTTAGATGCTCTGAAAGGCATGGGCATAGAGAATTATTTTTTTGAAAGAAAGGGTGAGATCAGTTTTTCAACCCTGAGGAAGGAAGTCAAGGCGTGCACCAGATGTGGTCTCGCGCGGACGAGGAGAAGCGTCGTTTTTGGCGAAGGCAATGAGCGGGCTGCCCTTGTCTTTGTGGGAGAGGCTCCCGGCGAAGAAGAGGACGCACAGGGAAGGCCGTTTGTCGGAAGGGCCGGCAAGTTCTTAGACCAGATGATAGAACGGGCAGGCCTTTCCAGAAAAGATGTGTTCATCTGTAATGTGCTCAAGTGTCGTCCCCCCCAAAATCGGGACCCTGACCCGGCTGAAGTGGAGATGTGCAAGGGATACCTTTTTGCGCAGCTCGAGAGTATCCGTCCGAACGTGATATGCGCTCTTGGGAGGCACGCCTATAATACGCTGATGGGCGTTGATGCGCGTATCACGAAGATGCGCGGCGAATGGGCGGACTATCATGGTATAAGGCTTTTGCCGACGTATCATCCTTCCTTTCTGCTCCGCAACCAGGAGCGCGTCAGGGAAGCCTTCGAAGATATGGAGAAACTGAAAGAAGCGCTCGATGTCCGGTAG